One genomic segment of Impatiens glandulifera chromosome 6, dImpGla2.1, whole genome shotgun sequence includes these proteins:
- the LOC124943446 gene encoding protein nemuri-like, producing the protein MAGMNLVQGQMIELTNHMNRADVERMEQVDSFARQIQAIENAEAAVNKEKKLITFDVDNVQKGEGNSRGGGSSRGGVSIGTRSKRKPVDEGGCRPTKRSGGRSGDRGGRSGGRGGCGGWLCSPTISKPPDW; encoded by the coding sequence ATGGCTGGTATGAATTTGGTTCAAGGTCAAATGATTGAGCTAACCAATCATATGAACAGAGCTGATGTTGAGCGAATGGAACAAGTTGATTCCTTTGCAAGACAGATTCAAGCCATTGAAAATGCTGAAGCTGCAgttaataaagagaaaaaacttATTACCTTTGACGTTGATAATGTTCAAAAGGGGGAAGGAAACTCAAGAGGCGGTGGAAGCAGTAGAGGAGGTGTTTCGATAGGCACCAGATCCAAAAGAAAACCCGTTGATGAAGGAGGTTGCAGACCAACCAAAAGAAGTGGAGGTCGTAGCGGTGACCGTGGTGGTAGAAGCGGTGGAAGAGGTGGATGTGGTGGTTGGTTGTGCTCTCCCACCATTTCAAAACCTCCTGACTGGTGA